The Rhodothermales bacterium genome includes a region encoding these proteins:
- a CDS encoding YebC/PmpR family DNA-binding transcriptional regulator yields MAGHSKWSKIKRKKGATDAKRSKVWARITRDIMIAAREGGGNPNMNPRLALAIEKGKAENLPKDNIERAIKRGTGEIEGADYEENTYEGYGPGGVALFVETLTDNTNRTVADLRSIFTKAGGNLGNSGSVAFLFDQKGMFEIPAEGQDEDDLFLLVADAGAEDLRREDDVFVVETPVEAFGAVQAALAEAGIEPEEAGLQRLPTTTTTPDADTIPKVLRLLDTLDEHQDVQAVYSTLELDDETIAAIA; encoded by the coding sequence ATGGCAGGCCACAGTAAATGGTCGAAGATCAAGCGGAAGAAAGGCGCGACCGACGCGAAGCGCTCCAAGGTCTGGGCGCGCATCACGCGCGACATCATGATTGCGGCGCGCGAAGGCGGCGGCAACCCGAACATGAATCCGCGCTTGGCGCTCGCCATCGAGAAAGGCAAGGCGGAGAACCTGCCCAAGGACAACATCGAGCGGGCCATCAAGCGAGGCACCGGCGAGATCGAGGGGGCCGATTACGAGGAGAACACCTACGAAGGCTACGGTCCCGGCGGGGTGGCGCTCTTCGTCGAGACGCTAACGGACAACACCAACCGGACGGTGGCGGACCTCCGGAGCATCTTTACCAAGGCAGGGGGCAACCTCGGCAACTCGGGCTCGGTCGCGTTCCTGTTCGACCAGAAAGGCATGTTTGAGATTCCTGCCGAGGGCCAGGATGAGGACGACCTGTTCTTGCTCGTCGCCGACGCGGGTGCGGAAGACCTGCGCCGCGAGGATGACGTATTCGTGGTCGAGACGCCTGTGGAGGCGTTCGGCGCCGTGCAGGCCGCGCTCGCCGAGGCGGGCATCGAACCAGAAGAAGCAGGGCTCCAGCGCCTCCCGACGACGACCACCACGCCCGACGCCGACACGATCCCCAAGGTGCTGCGCCTCCTCGATACCCTTGACGAGCACCAGGACGTGCAGGCCGTCTACTCCACGCTCGAACTGGACGACGAGACCATCGCGGCCATTGCGTGA
- a CDS encoding DUF4290 domain-containing protein, which translates to MTNSTKIIDRQIGRNCELFAQSIGLIETIEGRYPYIRILIDLIEQAHPELNQAPQKDRKIAHVIFTMSKGTIEMDEASEVVKVRDEERGFFYD; encoded by the coding sequence ATGACGAACTCCACCAAGATCATCGACCGGCAGATCGGACGCAATTGCGAGCTATTTGCTCAATCGATCGGTTTGATCGAGACGATCGAGGGACGTTACCCGTACATCCGCATTCTCATCGACCTCATTGAGCAGGCTCACCCTGAGTTGAATCAGGCACCGCAGAAAGACCGCAAGATTGCGCACGTCATCTTCACGATGAGCAAGGGCACGATTGAGATGGACGAGGCGAGCGAGGTGGTCAAGGTCAGGGACGAAGAGCGCGGGTTCTTCTACGACTAG
- the ruvC gene encoding crossover junction endodeoxyribonuclease RuvC, with protein sequence MIILGIDPGSRYTGYGVVEVTDGGEKVIEYGALRLDSTPDHHLRLKNIYDRVTAVIERCTPDECAVEMPIYGRNPQSILKLGRAQASAILAALNRQIPVAQYTPKEVKKSVTGNGNASKQQVWYMVRSILSITDADGEMALDASDALAVGLCHAHRGQVGEKGKHVNWESFVRDNPERIT encoded by the coding sequence ATGATCATTCTTGGCATTGACCCCGGCTCGCGGTACACAGGCTATGGCGTCGTCGAAGTAACGGACGGGGGTGAAAAGGTGATCGAATATGGAGCCCTTCGACTGGACAGCACACCGGATCATCACCTCCGCCTCAAGAACATCTACGATCGCGTGACTGCGGTTATCGAGCGATGTACCCCCGACGAATGTGCCGTAGAGATGCCGATCTACGGTCGCAACCCGCAGTCCATCCTGAAACTGGGTCGCGCCCAGGCCTCGGCCATTCTGGCGGCACTGAACCGCCAGATTCCGGTTGCCCAGTACACGCCGAAGGAGGTCAAGAAGTCGGTCACGGGCAACGGCAACGCGAGCAAGCAGCAGGTCTGGTACATGGTCCGGTCGATCCTGTCGATAACCGATGCAGACGGTGAGATGGCCCTAGATGCGTCGGACGCGCTGGCAGTCGGACTGTGTCATGCACATCGTGGGCAGGTCGGCGAGAAAGGCAAGCACGTCAACTGGGAGAGCTTCGTACGCGACAATCCCGAACGCATCACATAG
- a CDS encoding D-TA family PLP-dependent enzyme: protein MLVSDLPTPALLVEKSRLEANLAAVQARAEAQGVALRPHIKTHKCPELARLQVESGAQGLTVATVREAEAFAAAGFDDLVIAKEMVTEDAFTRIAALQEEGVRLAFCIDTLAGATAASHAFAEHAGVDVLIEVDTGHHRCGVRWDDPEADDVVRRMTRLPGLRVRGLLTHGGQSYIGPDEGETLREARVRAMREERDRLLAFAVQLGTARLLDPAEAVLSLGSTPSFSVFENAEHDGFRITEARPGNYVFHDAMQVALGTAPMTACALTAQATVISTHRDDDGTDRVFVDAGKKTFTTDTGDGTSGYGVLLHSPSTMKPLPHARIVGLSEEHGWIDVPGGSTFDVGDRVRIVPNHACVAVAMQSALYVVEGDTVVDRWAVVAR from the coding sequence ATGCTCGTCTCCGATCTCCCCACGCCTGCCCTTCTCGTTGAAAAGAGCCGACTGGAGGCGAATCTCGCCGCCGTCCAGGCGCGTGCCGAGGCGCAGGGCGTCGCGCTCCGGCCGCACATCAAGACGCACAAGTGCCCGGAGCTTGCCCGGTTGCAGGTAGAGAGTGGTGCCCAAGGCCTGACCGTCGCAACGGTACGCGAGGCGGAGGCGTTCGCTGCTGCTGGGTTCGATGACCTCGTGATCGCCAAAGAGATGGTCACCGAGGACGCCTTTACGCGGATCGCTGCGCTCCAAGAGGAGGGCGTCCGGCTGGCCTTCTGCATCGATACGCTCGCAGGCGCCACGGCGGCCTCGCACGCCTTCGCCGAGCACGCTGGCGTGGATGTGCTGATCGAGGTGGATACGGGCCATCACCGCTGTGGCGTCCGCTGGGACGATCCTGAGGCGGACGACGTGGTACGCCGCATGACGCGATTGCCGGGCCTGCGGGTGCGTGGCCTCCTCACGCACGGGGGCCAGAGCTACATCGGCCCCGACGAAGGCGAGACCCTGCGTGAGGCGCGGGTGCGCGCGATGCGGGAAGAGCGCGACCGGCTCCTTGCCTTTGCTGTCCAACTCGGCACAGCACGTTTGCTCGACCCAGCCGAGGCCGTCCTCTCGCTGGGCTCCACGCCCTCCTTCAGCGTCTTTGAGAACGCCGAACATGACGGCTTCCGTATCACCGAAGCGCGGCCCGGTAACTACGTCTTCCACGACGCGATGCAGGTTGCGCTCGGCACGGCGCCGATGACGGCGTGTGCCCTCACCGCGCAAGCCACGGTCATCTCCACCCACCGCGACGACGACGGCACCGACCGCGTGTTCGTAGACGCGGGAAAGAAGACGTTCACGACCGACACGGGTGACGGAACGAGCGGGTACGGCGTCCTCCTCCATAGCCCGAGCACGATGAAGCCGCTGCCGCACGCGCGGATTGTCGGTCTCAGCGAGGAGCACGGCTGGATCGACGTCCCCGGCGGCTCCACATTCGACGTGGGCGACCGGGTTCGGATCGTGCCCAATCACGCCTGCGTCGCGGTCGCCATGCAGTCTGCGCTCTACGTGGTGGAGGGCGACACAGTCGTGGACCGGTGGGCCGTCGTGGCGCGCTAG
- a CDS encoding NAD(P)-binding domain-containing protein codes for MNIGILGSGTVGQTLGTGLIRHDHTVHLGSRSPEREDLSMWATKTGGQVGSYAEAAAFGELLILATAWEDTAEAITQAGPERFTGKVVLDATNPLDFPDDAPPVLAVGGTDSAGERFQTQLPDAHLVKCFAMVGAGLMVDPDLPDGPPTMFIAGNSIEAKQQTTALLDTIGWDTVDLGGIEAARYIEAMAMVWVLYAMREGSRTHALKLLRD; via the coding sequence ATGAACATCGGCATTCTCGGCTCCGGCACGGTTGGGCAAACCCTCGGCACCGGCCTGATCAGGCACGACCATACAGTCCACCTCGGAAGCCGCTCGCCTGAACGCGAGGACCTGAGCATGTGGGCCACGAAGACCGGCGGCCAGGTGGGGTCGTATGCCGAAGCCGCGGCGTTTGGTGAGCTGCTCATCCTCGCGACCGCGTGGGAAGACACTGCCGAAGCCATCACACAAGCAGGCCCCGAACGATTCACTGGCAAGGTCGTGCTGGACGCGACCAATCCACTCGACTTTCCCGATGACGCGCCGCCGGTGCTCGCCGTGGGTGGCACGGACTCGGCAGGCGAACGCTTCCAGACCCAGCTCCCCGACGCCCACCTCGTAAAATGCTTCGCCATGGTCGGTGCTGGGCTCATGGTGGATCCTGACCTCCCTGACGGCCCACCGACCATGTTCATCGCAGGCAACAGCATCGAGGCCAAGCAACAGACCACCGCCTTGCTCGACACGATCGGCTGGGACACGGTGGATCTTGGCGGCATTGAGGCTGCGCGCTACATCGAAGCGATGGCGATGGTGTGGGTCCTCTACGCCATGCGCGAGGGATCACGGACGCACGCGCTCAAGCTGCTCCGGGACTAA
- the atpC gene encoding ATP synthase F1 subunit epsilon — protein MADNLLVEIVSPDAAAFRGEAVSFRAPGVEGGFEILRGHAPMVAATGVGPVYVTLPDGKVATFATSGGFVEVLDNHVIMLAETAEPASDIDVERAKVAEERAKEHLDAAGSAEEREAAKAEMERARTRLRTAMGKV, from the coding sequence ATGGCTGACAACCTGCTCGTCGAAATCGTCTCGCCTGATGCCGCGGCCTTCCGTGGCGAGGCCGTCAGCTTCCGCGCGCCCGGCGTGGAAGGCGGCTTCGAGATCCTCCGGGGCCACGCCCCGATGGTGGCCGCCACCGGCGTTGGTCCCGTCTACGTGACCCTCCCGGACGGCAAGGTGGCGACGTTCGCGACCTCCGGCGGTTTCGTGGAGGTGCTCGACAACCACGTCATCATGCTCGCCGAGACGGCTGAGCCTGCCTCCGACATTGATGTCGAGCGAGCGAAGGTGGCCGAGGAGCGGGCGAAGGAGCACCTCGATGCGGCGGGCAGCGCCGAGGAGCGCGAGGCTGCGAAGGCCGAGATGGAGCGGGCCCGCACCCGCCTCCGCACCGCGATGGGCAAGGTCTGA